The following proteins are co-located in the Labrys monachus genome:
- a CDS encoding tyrosine-type recombinase/integrase, with translation MASQGLGAIKGLHSLGVYHVDDVTPDKIREAVRAWLAEGYSASTVRKRLTAISFMGAPVEGCLPKLPKPLQWWLNPSYRAKAVAHLRDTATMAPHGDARLVLADYIEWVCVTGLRVEESLRLRWRDITFCPRDPRLPEDMYVLIPGTKTVASQATLPLSREAGEILLRRRNADPAAGPAGLVFPAKYRVLSTLWNECRGVLGVSDVPTATLKSFRRTAARYLHVERNMPLDVTRQYLRHSSVHTTTGYLRLVGGYSAEEMKRWL, from the coding sequence ATGGCGTCCCAAGGCTTGGGGGCCATCAAGGGCTTGCACAGCCTCGGGGTCTACCATGTGGACGACGTGACCCCGGACAAGATACGTGAGGCCGTGCGGGCCTGGCTTGCAGAGGGGTATTCCGCGAGTACCGTCCGCAAGCGCCTCACGGCGATCAGCTTCATGGGGGCGCCCGTTGAGGGCTGCCTGCCGAAGCTCCCCAAGCCTCTGCAATGGTGGCTCAATCCATCGTACCGCGCCAAGGCTGTCGCCCACTTGCGGGACACCGCGACGATGGCGCCCCATGGCGACGCTCGGCTTGTCCTCGCGGACTATATCGAGTGGGTCTGCGTGACTGGTCTCCGCGTGGAGGAGTCCCTGCGGCTCCGCTGGCGAGACATCACATTCTGCCCCAGGGACCCCCGCCTGCCCGAGGATATGTATGTGCTCATCCCAGGCACGAAGACCGTAGCCTCACAGGCCACCCTTCCACTCTCGCGGGAGGCTGGGGAGATCCTTCTGAGGCGCCGCAATGCCGATCCGGCAGCCGGCCCGGCCGGCCTCGTGTTCCCCGCGAAATACCGCGTGCTGTCCACCCTGTGGAACGAGTGCAGGGGTGTCCTCGGCGTCTCTGATGTCCCCACGGCGACCCTGAAGTCCTTCCGCAGAACGGCGGCGAGGTACCTGCACGTGGAGCGCAACATGCCGCTGGACGTCACCCGGCAGTACCTCAGGCATAGCTCTGTGCATACCACCACGGGGTACTTGCGGCTGGTCGGCGGGTACAGCGCGGAGGAGATGAAGCGGTGGCTTTGA
- a CDS encoding IS5 family transposase has protein sequence MRGADVRTESLFSYVSCEARVPADHPLRAIRAIVDEALEALSPEFDKLYSRHGRPSIPPEKLLRALLLQAFFTIRSERQLMEQMDYNLMFRWFAGLSMDAPIWDVTVFTKNRERLQEGDIAAKFLAALLSQPRVTALLSEDHFSVDGTLIEAWASIKGFKPKADRADSPDKGDDGGSGSVPPASGAAPEGKPAGGRNAERDFHGEKRSNRTHASTSDPDARLYKKGRGAAARLCHMGHFLMENRHGLIVDTELTLATGTAEREAALSMLRRRNARHRITVAADKAYDVAGFVADLRSIKVTPHVAQNTTNRRSAIDGRTTRHAGYALSQRIRKRIEEGFGWIKTCGGLSKTRHRGTERVGWSFTLTAAACNLIRLPKLIEIKG, from the coding sequence ATGCGCGGAGCGGATGTTCGGACGGAGAGTCTGTTCTCGTATGTGAGCTGCGAAGCTCGGGTTCCTGCGGATCATCCGCTGCGTGCGATCCGTGCGATTGTCGACGAGGCGCTGGAGGCGCTGTCGCCGGAGTTCGACAAGCTGTATTCGCGGCATGGGCGTCCTTCGATCCCGCCGGAGAAGCTGCTGCGTGCGCTGTTGCTGCAGGCCTTCTTCACGATCCGCTCGGAGCGGCAACTGATGGAACAGATGGATTACAATCTGATGTTCCGCTGGTTTGCCGGGCTGTCGATGGATGCGCCGATCTGGGATGTGACGGTGTTCACCAAGAACCGCGAGCGCCTGCAGGAAGGCGATATCGCCGCCAAGTTCCTGGCTGCGCTGCTGTCCCAGCCGCGGGTGACGGCTTTGCTGTCGGAGGATCATTTTTCGGTGGACGGCACCCTGATCGAGGCCTGGGCGAGCATCAAGGGCTTCAAACCCAAGGCCGATAGGGCCGACAGCCCGGATAAGGGCGATGATGGCGGTTCGGGCAGCGTCCCGCCGGCTTCCGGTGCGGCTCCGGAAGGCAAGCCCGCCGGCGGACGGAACGCCGAGCGCGATTTCCATGGCGAGAAGCGCAGCAACCGGACCCATGCCTCGACCAGCGATCCGGATGCCCGGCTCTACAAGAAGGGCCGCGGCGCCGCGGCCAGGCTGTGCCATATGGGGCACTTCCTCATGGAGAACCGCCACGGCCTGATCGTCGACACCGAACTGACGCTTGCGACCGGCACTGCCGAGCGGGAAGCGGCCCTGAGCATGCTCAGGCGCCGCAACGCCCGTCATCGCATCACGGTCGCTGCCGACAAGGCCTATGACGTGGCTGGCTTTGTGGCGGATCTGCGCAGTATCAAGGTCACCCCGCATGTGGCGCAGAACACCACCAACCGGCGTTCCGCCATTGACGGGCGCACCACCCGGCATGCCGGCTACGCTCTCAGCCAGCGCATCCGCAAGCGGATCGAGGAAGGGTTCGGCTGGATCAAGACCTGTGGCGGACTGAGCAAGACCCGCCATCGAGGCACTGAACGCGTCGGTTGGTCCTTCACGCTGACGGCGGCGGCCTGCAATCTGATCCGATTGCCCAAATTGATCGAAATCAAAGGATAA